A single window of Pseudomonas marginalis DNA harbors:
- a CDS encoding beta-galactosidase produces the protein MIRTLPALFALLFTAPLMAAPAGQQTLFNFVRPADVVKVATQDASLPQYNAEQTPEGEVLRRITFNPAAEPSLVLSPQAGAWDWSQSGAMSLRIQSAMDWALTLYVKVQSSDGKTLVSRIDLPAGPAQTLLVPLQANSPLSQGMKAGPPMPISVDGQRVLLASSAGEIDRSQVVSVTLSMIKPNAAQSILLERFGVQDSEPVLKAAYSELVDTYGQSTRARWPEKISSDEQLKAAAAKEQTQLQGWLAARDKSALDTFGGWNKGPAFKASGFFRTEKRDGRWYLVTPEGHPFYSLGVNTVAPDNSQTYVAGREWMFAALPKAGEPFDKYYGSGDNRTGNGAGEGRGFAAGRWYDFYGANLQRTYGGEGFDQKRWVTHTLDRLQAWGFNTVGNWSDGALATADRVPYTLPLSIVGDYASISTGTDWWGGMPDPFDPRFAMATERAVAIAARDHRDDPWLIGFFADNELAWAGPGDDPKSRYALAYGTLRMTTDVPAKRAFLKQLRDKYRNEQGLSKAWGIELAGWELMEDPGFEPPMPNPEHPEIEADFKYFQKTFADAYFKTISDSLKWHAPNQLLLGGRYAVSTPEAVASCAQYCDVLSFNMYTLKPQDGYDFAALRALDKPVLITEFNFGSADRGPFWGGVTQLPREEERGVAYANFLKQAMAEPSIVGVHWFQYLDQPVTGRLLDGENGHFGLVGITDVPFQGFVDSVRRSNLAAVDQLGKEAEKAKAASTVHESEGSKPGREGKGPGQGAGHAGGHSGNGH, from the coding sequence ATGATTCGCACGCTGCCCGCCCTTTTTGCCCTGCTGTTCACTGCGCCGTTGATGGCCGCGCCCGCGGGGCAACAGACATTGTTCAACTTCGTCCGGCCTGCCGATGTGGTCAAGGTGGCGACCCAGGACGCCAGCCTGCCGCAATACAACGCCGAACAAACCCCCGAAGGCGAGGTGTTGCGTCGCATCACCTTCAACCCGGCCGCCGAGCCGAGCCTGGTGCTCAGCCCACAGGCCGGTGCCTGGGATTGGTCGCAGTCCGGCGCCATGAGCCTGCGTATCCAGAGTGCCATGGACTGGGCGCTGACCCTCTACGTCAAGGTGCAGAGCAGCGATGGCAAGACCCTGGTCAGCCGCATCGACCTGCCGGCCGGCCCCGCCCAGACCTTGCTGGTCCCGCTGCAAGCCAACTCGCCGTTGAGCCAGGGCATGAAGGCCGGCCCGCCGATGCCGATCAGCGTGGATGGCCAGCGCGTGTTGCTGGCCAGCAGCGCCGGCGAGATCGACCGTAGCCAGGTGGTCTCGGTGACCCTGTCGATGATCAAGCCCAACGCCGCGCAAAGCATCCTGCTGGAACGCTTTGGTGTGCAGGACAGCGAGCCGGTGCTGAAGGCGGCCTACAGCGAACTGGTGGATACCTATGGCCAGTCCACCCGCGCGCGCTGGCCGGAAAAGATCAGCAGCGACGAACAGCTCAAGGCGGCCGCGGCAAAGGAGCAAACCCAACTGCAGGGCTGGCTGGCCGCGCGTGATAAATCCGCATTGGACACGTTCGGCGGCTGGAACAAAGGGCCGGCGTTCAAGGCCAGTGGCTTTTTCCGCACCGAAAAGCGTGACGGTCGCTGGTACCTGGTGACTCCGGAAGGCCATCCGTTCTATTCCCTGGGTGTCAATACCGTGGCCCCGGACAACAGCCAGACCTACGTGGCCGGTCGTGAGTGGATGTTCGCGGCGCTGCCAAAGGCCGGTGAACCCTTCGACAAGTACTACGGCAGCGGCGATAACCGCACCGGCAATGGTGCGGGTGAAGGTCGTGGCTTTGCTGCCGGGCGTTGGTACGATTTCTACGGCGCCAACCTGCAGCGTACTTATGGCGGCGAAGGATTTGACCAGAAACGCTGGGTGACCCATACCCTTGATCGCCTGCAAGCCTGGGGTTTCAATACCGTCGGCAACTGGAGCGACGGCGCGTTGGCCACTGCCGATCGTGTGCCGTACACCTTGCCGCTGTCGATCGTCGGCGACTACGCCAGTATCAGCACCGGCACCGACTGGTGGGGCGGCATGCCCGATCCGTTCGATCCGCGTTTCGCCATGGCGACCGAGCGCGCGGTGGCCATTGCCGCCCGCGACCACCGCGACGACCCCTGGCTGATCGGCTTCTTTGCCGATAACGAACTGGCCTGGGCCGGCCCCGGCGATGATCCGAAATCCCGCTACGCCCTGGCCTACGGCACCTTGCGCATGACCACCGACGTACCGGCCAAGCGCGCGTTCCTCAAGCAATTGCGTGACAAGTATCGCAACGAGCAAGGCCTGTCGAAAGCCTGGGGCATCGAGTTGGCGGGGTGGGAGCTGATGGAAGACCCGGGCTTCGAACCGCCGATGCCCAACCCTGAGCACCCGGAAATCGAAGCTGACTTCAAATACTTCCAGAAGACCTTCGCCGATGCCTACTTCAAGACCATCTCCGACTCGCTGAAATGGCACGCACCCAACCAACTGCTGCTGGGCGGGCGTTATGCGGTGAGTACGCCTGAAGCCGTGGCGTCGTGCGCGCAGTATTGCGATGTGCTGAGCTTCAACATGTACACGCTCAAACCCCAGGACGGCTATGACTTTGCCGCGCTGCGCGCCCTGGACAAACCGGTGTTGATCACTGAATTCAACTTCGGCTCTGCGGACCGTGGCCCGTTCTGGGGCGGCGTGACCCAGTTGCCTAGGGAAGAAGAGCGTGGCGTGGCATATGCCAACTTCCTCAAGCAAGCCATGGCCGAGCCTTCCATTGTCGGCGTGCACTGGTTCCAGTACCTGGACCAGCCGGTGACCGGCCGTTTGCTGGACGGTGAAAACGGCCACTTCGGCCTGGTGGGCATCACTGACGTACCGTTCCAGGGGTTCGTCGACAGTGTGCGTAGAAGCAACCTGGCGGCGGTGGATCAACTGGGCAAGGAAGCGGAAAAGGCCAAGGCCGCCAGCACGGTTCATGAAAGCGAAGGCAGCAAACCTGGACGTGAGGGCAAAGGCCCGGGACAGGGCGCCGGACACGCCGGTGGGCATTCGGGAAATGGTCATTGA